One genomic window of Elaeis guineensis isolate ETL-2024a chromosome 2, EG11, whole genome shotgun sequence includes the following:
- the LOC105054038 gene encoding uncharacterized protein isoform X4, which yields MGAPTTLTKWIPEDDLLLKNAVEAGASLESLAKGAVRFSRRFTLQELKDRWYSLLYDSDISAEASARIIEFEMELSISNPPKANRTCISKGKDSLSGKRKEDSVRSHYYTKRKRVCHEPCSSANPGFLVPHRPPITTGTSYGYGDQLEPQSQHPVDNISLGAAFLNCYKHQGTGYCNGPHDLSDIMRVDSAAASGSIAHHAFHTEHVSSVEGNNKANSQVSESEYPFRQVGCSSPAPGLPIWGTIQNISAPSLPLGVHFDEKESEILIVNESKNMDMPCGVTSEPKLNDGISDAGLGNAAMISESDFVDFSSINFADDEELLFVDMDEKDVDNNSCLDGLGSMLLNSPSDTHQDDLPNSSGPEATKLLDSCIMVPEGVCSGGTNDNCDQICSGHDNGHDFHISEVNQPSSSLKMSHIIDPLEGSVICTLNTEDPEIPCNDGAFLPTQALPQVPNSTREHNPKEQNDLISSSIKMLSNDGKHTVKDLTMAKEEQVAIVQPLLSSMKAKSSTLLKVGTIPTADGCKVEAESFKINSIAGVSRLAGIAVDDPNSCTSATVALPSAPFAAKEADGCKEEIDIQATQWDFAPSHADSISAEFGLLDPMANMSTSDQEQQISDSENEVPSFSDIEAMLLDMDLGPYDQDSSLFTKEVSRYQSVCSKKAIMRLEQGVRSFMNRAISSHGAFAVFYGRHMKYFIKSSEVSLGRATEDVKVDIDLGREGRANKISRRQAIIKMDDDGSFLLKNIGKCSIFVNSKEVAAKKRINLSSGSLIQIKNMRFIFEVNPKAVRQYITMRGISQKKNTGTE from the exons GCTGGTGCTTCCTTGGAGTCATTGGCTAAAGGTGCAGTGCGCTTTTCTCGTCGATTTACTCTTCAAGAACTTAAAGACCGTTGGTATTCGCTTCTTTATGATTCAGATATCTCAGCTGAGGCATCTGCTCGTATTATTGAATTCGAGATGGAACTTTCTATATCCAATCCTCCCAAAGCTAACAGAACTTGCATTTCCAAAGGAAAAGATTCTTTATCTGGGAAACGAAAAGAGGACAGTGTACGAAGCCATTACTATACCAAGCGAAAGAGAGTTTGCCATGAACCTTGTAGTTCTGCCAATCCGGGTTTTCTTGTGCCGCACCGTCCACCCATCACTACTGGCACTAGCTATGGTTATGGAGACCAGTTAGAACCTCAGAGTCAGCATCCTGTTGATAATATTTCCTTAGGGGCTGCTTTCTTAAATTGTTATAAGCATCAAGGAACTGGCTATTGTAATGGACCGCATGATCTCTCTGATATTATGAGGGTCGATTCTGCTGCTGCCTCTGGTAGTATTGCTCACCATGCATTTCATACAGAACACGTGAGCTCAGTTGAAG GAAACAATAAAGCAAATTCACAAGTTTCAGAATCTGAGTATCCATTCCGTCAAGTTGGATGTTCATCTCCAGCACCTGGTCTCCCTATTTGGGGAACGATTCAGAATATATCTGCACCGAGCTTGCCATTGGGTGTGCACTTTGATGAAAAAGAAAGTGAGATTCTCATTGTTAATGAAAGCAAGAACATGGATATGCCATGTGGTGTCACCTCGGAACCCAAGTTGAATGATGGGATATCTGATGCTGGCTTAGGTAATGCAGCCATGATCTCAGAAAGTGACTTTGTGGATTTTTCTAGCATTAATTTTGCTGATGATGAGGAGCTTCTTTTCGTTGACATGGATGAGAAAGATGTTGATAATAACTCTTGCCTAGATGGTCTAGGCTCCATGTTGTTGAATTCTCCAAGCGACACACATCAAGATGATCTCCCTAACTCAAGTGGTCCTGAAGCAACAAAGCTTTTGGACTCATGCATCATGGTTCCTGAAGGGGTTTGTTCTGGTGGGACCAATGATAATTGTGATCAGATATGTTCTGGCCATGATAATGGTCATGATTTTCATATATCAGAAGTTAATCAGCCATCTTCTTCTTTGAAAATGTCTCATATTATTGACCCTCTTGAAGGGTCTGTAATCTGTACGTTGAATACAGAGGATCCTGAAATCCCATGCAATGATGGTGCCTTTTTACCCACTCAAGCGCTTCCGCAAGTTCCCAACTCTACACGGGAGCACAATCCTAAGGAACAAAATGATCTAATTTCCTCCTCTATCAAGATGTTATCCAATGATGGGAAGCATACTGTAAAGGACTTAACCATGGCAAAAGAGGAACAGGTGGCAATCGTGCAACCTCTTTTATCCTCCATGAAGGCAAAATCATCCACATTGCTAAAAGTGGGTACGATACCCACAGCTGATGGTTGCAAGGTAGAAGCTGAgtcctttaaaattaattcaattGCTGGAGTCTCCAGACTTGCGGGTATTGCTGTTGATGACCCAAATTCATGCACATCAGCAACTGTTGCATTACCCTCTGCCCCATTTGCTGCCAAAGAAG CTGATGGTTGTAAAGAGGAAATTGATATACAAGCTACACAATGGGATTTTGCGCCATCGCATGCAGATTCGATTTCTGCAGAGTTTGGTCTTTTAGATCCCATGGCAAATATGTCTACTTCAGATCAAGAACAGCAAATTTCTGACAGCGAAAATGAAGTACCCAGCTTCTCTGACATCGAGGCTATG CTACTTGACATGGACTTAGGTCCTTATGATCAGGATTCCAGCCTCTTCACCAAGGAAG TGTCAAGATATCAGTCTGTGTGTAGCAAGAAGGCCATCATGAGGTTGGAGCAAGGTGTGCGCTCATTTATGAATAGAGCTATCTCATCTCATGGAGCTTTTGCAGTTTTTTATGGCCGCCATATGAAGTATTTTATAAAAAGCTCTGAG GTATCACTTGGAAGAGCCACAGAAGATGTAAAAGTTGACATTGACTTGGGAAGAGAAGGACGTGCTAATAAAATATCTCGACGTCAG GCAATTATTAAGATGGATGATGATGGATCATTTCTCTTGAAGAACATTGGCAAGTGTTCAATTTTTGTCAACAGCAAGGAAGTAGCTGCTAAAAAGCGTATAAATCTAAGTTCAGGTTCTTTGATTCAG ATAAAGAACATGAGGTTCATTTTTGAGGTCAATCCGAAAGCAGTGAGACAGTACATTACTATGAGAGGGATCAGTCAAAAGAAGAATACAGGAACCGAATGA
- the LOC105054038 gene encoding uncharacterized protein isoform X2 produces the protein MGAPTTLTKWIPEDDLLLKNAVEAGASLESLAKGAVRFSRRFTLQELKDRWYSLLYDSDISAEASARIIEFEMELSISNPPKANRTCISKGKDSLSGKRKEDSVRSHYYTKRKRVCHEPCSSANPGFLVPHRPPITTGTSYGYGDQLEPQSQHPVDNISLGAAFLNCYKHQGTGYCNGPHDLSDIMRVDSAAASGSIAHHAFHTEHVSSVEGELPNGIVDRNCLYGYTKNISSVSIDKAGENNGNQPLGHENIQKDHLQILREDLASLKACSDGQEIKPLQPLPTRNLYDNKVIEAKPLPNVDPSDGNENDFAGNNKANSQVSESEYPFRQVGCSSPAPGLPIWGTIQNISAPSLPLGVHFDEKESEILIVNESKNMDMPCGVTSEPKLNDGISDAGLGNAAMISESDFVDFSSINFADDEELLFVDMDEKDVDNNSCLDGLGSMLLNSPSDTHQDDLPNSSGPEATKLLDSCIMVPEGVCSGGTNDNCDQICSGHDNGHDFHISEVNQPSSSLKMSHIIDPLEGSVICTLNTEDPEIPCNDGAFLPTQALPQVPNSTREHNPKEQNDLISSSIKMLSNDGKHTVKDLTMAKEEQVAIVQPLLSSMKAKSSTLLKVGTIPTADGCKVEAESFKINSIAGVSRLAGIAVDDPNSCTSATVALPSAPFAAKEADGCKEEIDIQATQWDFAPSHADSISAEFGLLDPMANMSTSDQEQQISDSENEVPSFSDIEAMLLDMDLGPYDQDSSLFTKEVSRYQSVCSKKAIMRLEQGVRSFMNRAISSHGAFAVFYGRHMKYFIKSSEVSLGRATEDVKVDIDLGREGRANKISRRQAIIKMDDDGSFLLKNIGKCSIFVNSKEVAAKKRINLSSGSLIQIKNMRFIFEVNPKAVRQYITMRGISQKKNTGTE, from the exons GCTGGTGCTTCCTTGGAGTCATTGGCTAAAGGTGCAGTGCGCTTTTCTCGTCGATTTACTCTTCAAGAACTTAAAGACCGTTGGTATTCGCTTCTTTATGATTCAGATATCTCAGCTGAGGCATCTGCTCGTATTATTGAATTCGAGATGGAACTTTCTATATCCAATCCTCCCAAAGCTAACAGAACTTGCATTTCCAAAGGAAAAGATTCTTTATCTGGGAAACGAAAAGAGGACAGTGTACGAAGCCATTACTATACCAAGCGAAAGAGAGTTTGCCATGAACCTTGTAGTTCTGCCAATCCGGGTTTTCTTGTGCCGCACCGTCCACCCATCACTACTGGCACTAGCTATGGTTATGGAGACCAGTTAGAACCTCAGAGTCAGCATCCTGTTGATAATATTTCCTTAGGGGCTGCTTTCTTAAATTGTTATAAGCATCAAGGAACTGGCTATTGTAATGGACCGCATGATCTCTCTGATATTATGAGGGTCGATTCTGCTGCTGCCTCTGGTAGTATTGCTCACCATGCATTTCATACAGAACACGTGAGCTCAGTTGAAGGTGAGCTTCCAAACGGAATAGTAGATAGGAACTGCTTATATGGGTACACAAAAAATATTTCTTCTGTGTCAATTGACAAAGCAGGAGAAAATAATGGAAATCAGCCCCTTGGACATGAAAACATACAAAAAGATCATCTGCAGATCCTTAGAGAGGATCTTGCTTCTTTAAAAGCCTGCTCAGATGGACAGGAAATTAAGCCATTGCAACCATTACCAACAAGAAACCTGTATGACAACAAAGTTATAGAAGCAAAACCTTTACCTAATGTTGACCCATCTGACGGTAATGAAAATGATTTTGCAGGAAACAATAAAGCAAATTCACAAGTTTCAGAATCTGAGTATCCATTCCGTCAAGTTGGATGTTCATCTCCAGCACCTGGTCTCCCTATTTGGGGAACGATTCAGAATATATCTGCACCGAGCTTGCCATTGGGTGTGCACTTTGATGAAAAAGAAAGTGAGATTCTCATTGTTAATGAAAGCAAGAACATGGATATGCCATGTGGTGTCACCTCGGAACCCAAGTTGAATGATGGGATATCTGATGCTGGCTTAGGTAATGCAGCCATGATCTCAGAAAGTGACTTTGTGGATTTTTCTAGCATTAATTTTGCTGATGATGAGGAGCTTCTTTTCGTTGACATGGATGAGAAAGATGTTGATAATAACTCTTGCCTAGATGGTCTAGGCTCCATGTTGTTGAATTCTCCAAGCGACACACATCAAGATGATCTCCCTAACTCAAGTGGTCCTGAAGCAACAAAGCTTTTGGACTCATGCATCATGGTTCCTGAAGGGGTTTGTTCTGGTGGGACCAATGATAATTGTGATCAGATATGTTCTGGCCATGATAATGGTCATGATTTTCATATATCAGAAGTTAATCAGCCATCTTCTTCTTTGAAAATGTCTCATATTATTGACCCTCTTGAAGGGTCTGTAATCTGTACGTTGAATACAGAGGATCCTGAAATCCCATGCAATGATGGTGCCTTTTTACCCACTCAAGCGCTTCCGCAAGTTCCCAACTCTACACGGGAGCACAATCCTAAGGAACAAAATGATCTAATTTCCTCCTCTATCAAGATGTTATCCAATGATGGGAAGCATACTGTAAAGGACTTAACCATGGCAAAAGAGGAACAGGTGGCAATCGTGCAACCTCTTTTATCCTCCATGAAGGCAAAATCATCCACATTGCTAAAAGTGGGTACGATACCCACAGCTGATGGTTGCAAGGTAGAAGCTGAgtcctttaaaattaattcaattGCTGGAGTCTCCAGACTTGCGGGTATTGCTGTTGATGACCCAAATTCATGCACATCAGCAACTGTTGCATTACCCTCTGCCCCATTTGCTGCCAAAGAAG CTGATGGTTGTAAAGAGGAAATTGATATACAAGCTACACAATGGGATTTTGCGCCATCGCATGCAGATTCGATTTCTGCAGAGTTTGGTCTTTTAGATCCCATGGCAAATATGTCTACTTCAGATCAAGAACAGCAAATTTCTGACAGCGAAAATGAAGTACCCAGCTTCTCTGACATCGAGGCTATG CTACTTGACATGGACTTAGGTCCTTATGATCAGGATTCCAGCCTCTTCACCAAGGAAG TGTCAAGATATCAGTCTGTGTGTAGCAAGAAGGCCATCATGAGGTTGGAGCAAGGTGTGCGCTCATTTATGAATAGAGCTATCTCATCTCATGGAGCTTTTGCAGTTTTTTATGGCCGCCATATGAAGTATTTTATAAAAAGCTCTGAG GTATCACTTGGAAGAGCCACAGAAGATGTAAAAGTTGACATTGACTTGGGAAGAGAAGGACGTGCTAATAAAATATCTCGACGTCAG GCAATTATTAAGATGGATGATGATGGATCATTTCTCTTGAAGAACATTGGCAAGTGTTCAATTTTTGTCAACAGCAAGGAAGTAGCTGCTAAAAAGCGTATAAATCTAAGTTCAGGTTCTTTGATTCAG ATAAAGAACATGAGGTTCATTTTTGAGGTCAATCCGAAAGCAGTGAGACAGTACATTACTATGAGAGGGATCAGTCAAAAGAAGAATACAGGAACCGAATGA
- the LOC105054038 gene encoding uncharacterized protein isoform X3, translating to MGAPTTLTKWIPEDDLLLKNAVEAGASLESLAKGAVRFSRRFTLQELKDRWYSLLYDSDISAEASARIIEFEMELSISNPPKANRTCISKGKDSLSGKRKEDSVRSHYYTKRKRVCHEPCSSANPGFLVPHRPPITTGTSYGYGDQLEPQSQHPVDNISLGAAFLNCYKHQGTGYCNGPHDLSDIMRVDSAAASGSIAHHAFHTEHVSSVEGELPNGIVDRNCLYGYTKNISSVSIDKAGENNGNQPLGHENIQKDHLQILREDLASLKACSDGQEIKPLQPLPTRNLYDNKVIEAKPLPNVDPSDGNENDFAGNNKANSQVSESEYPFRQVGCSSPAPGLPIWGTIQNISAPSLPLGVHFDEKESEILIVNESKNMDMPCGVTSEPKLNDGISDAGLGNAAMISESDFVDFSSINFADDEELLFVDMDEKDVDNNSCLDGLGSMLLNSPSDTHQDDLPNSSGPEATKLLDSCIMVPEGVCSGGTNDNCDQICSGHDNGHDFHISEVNQPSSSLKMSHIIDPLEGSVICTLNTEDPEIPCNDGAFLPTQALPQVPNSTREHNPKEQNDLISSSIKMLSNDGKHTVKDLTMAKEEQVAIVQPLLSSMKAKSSTLLKVGTIPTADGCKVEAESFKINSIAGVSRLAGIAVDDPNSCTSATVALPSAPFAAKEDSISAEFGLLDPMANMSTSDQEQQISDSENEVPSFSDIEAMLLDMDLGPYDQDSSLFTKEVSRYQSVCSKKAIMRLEQGVRSFMNRAISSHGAFAVFYGRHMKYFIKSSEVSLGRATEDVKVDIDLGREGRANKISRRQAIIKMDDDGSFLLKNIGKCSIFVNSKEVAAKKRINLSSGSLIQIKNMRFIFEVNPKAVRQYITMRGISQKKNTGTE from the exons GCTGGTGCTTCCTTGGAGTCATTGGCTAAAGGTGCAGTGCGCTTTTCTCGTCGATTTACTCTTCAAGAACTTAAAGACCGTTGGTATTCGCTTCTTTATGATTCAGATATCTCAGCTGAGGCATCTGCTCGTATTATTGAATTCGAGATGGAACTTTCTATATCCAATCCTCCCAAAGCTAACAGAACTTGCATTTCCAAAGGAAAAGATTCTTTATCTGGGAAACGAAAAGAGGACAGTGTACGAAGCCATTACTATACCAAGCGAAAGAGAGTTTGCCATGAACCTTGTAGTTCTGCCAATCCGGGTTTTCTTGTGCCGCACCGTCCACCCATCACTACTGGCACTAGCTATGGTTATGGAGACCAGTTAGAACCTCAGAGTCAGCATCCTGTTGATAATATTTCCTTAGGGGCTGCTTTCTTAAATTGTTATAAGCATCAAGGAACTGGCTATTGTAATGGACCGCATGATCTCTCTGATATTATGAGGGTCGATTCTGCTGCTGCCTCTGGTAGTATTGCTCACCATGCATTTCATACAGAACACGTGAGCTCAGTTGAAGGTGAGCTTCCAAACGGAATAGTAGATAGGAACTGCTTATATGGGTACACAAAAAATATTTCTTCTGTGTCAATTGACAAAGCAGGAGAAAATAATGGAAATCAGCCCCTTGGACATGAAAACATACAAAAAGATCATCTGCAGATCCTTAGAGAGGATCTTGCTTCTTTAAAAGCCTGCTCAGATGGACAGGAAATTAAGCCATTGCAACCATTACCAACAAGAAACCTGTATGACAACAAAGTTATAGAAGCAAAACCTTTACCTAATGTTGACCCATCTGACGGTAATGAAAATGATTTTGCAGGAAACAATAAAGCAAATTCACAAGTTTCAGAATCTGAGTATCCATTCCGTCAAGTTGGATGTTCATCTCCAGCACCTGGTCTCCCTATTTGGGGAACGATTCAGAATATATCTGCACCGAGCTTGCCATTGGGTGTGCACTTTGATGAAAAAGAAAGTGAGATTCTCATTGTTAATGAAAGCAAGAACATGGATATGCCATGTGGTGTCACCTCGGAACCCAAGTTGAATGATGGGATATCTGATGCTGGCTTAGGTAATGCAGCCATGATCTCAGAAAGTGACTTTGTGGATTTTTCTAGCATTAATTTTGCTGATGATGAGGAGCTTCTTTTCGTTGACATGGATGAGAAAGATGTTGATAATAACTCTTGCCTAGATGGTCTAGGCTCCATGTTGTTGAATTCTCCAAGCGACACACATCAAGATGATCTCCCTAACTCAAGTGGTCCTGAAGCAACAAAGCTTTTGGACTCATGCATCATGGTTCCTGAAGGGGTTTGTTCTGGTGGGACCAATGATAATTGTGATCAGATATGTTCTGGCCATGATAATGGTCATGATTTTCATATATCAGAAGTTAATCAGCCATCTTCTTCTTTGAAAATGTCTCATATTATTGACCCTCTTGAAGGGTCTGTAATCTGTACGTTGAATACAGAGGATCCTGAAATCCCATGCAATGATGGTGCCTTTTTACCCACTCAAGCGCTTCCGCAAGTTCCCAACTCTACACGGGAGCACAATCCTAAGGAACAAAATGATCTAATTTCCTCCTCTATCAAGATGTTATCCAATGATGGGAAGCATACTGTAAAGGACTTAACCATGGCAAAAGAGGAACAGGTGGCAATCGTGCAACCTCTTTTATCCTCCATGAAGGCAAAATCATCCACATTGCTAAAAGTGGGTACGATACCCACAGCTGATGGTTGCAAGGTAGAAGCTGAgtcctttaaaattaattcaattGCTGGAGTCTCCAGACTTGCGGGTATTGCTGTTGATGACCCAAATTCATGCACATCAGCAACTGTTGCATTACCCTCTGCCCCATTTGCTGCCAAAGAAG ATTCGATTTCTGCAGAGTTTGGTCTTTTAGATCCCATGGCAAATATGTCTACTTCAGATCAAGAACAGCAAATTTCTGACAGCGAAAATGAAGTACCCAGCTTCTCTGACATCGAGGCTATG CTACTTGACATGGACTTAGGTCCTTATGATCAGGATTCCAGCCTCTTCACCAAGGAAG TGTCAAGATATCAGTCTGTGTGTAGCAAGAAGGCCATCATGAGGTTGGAGCAAGGTGTGCGCTCATTTATGAATAGAGCTATCTCATCTCATGGAGCTTTTGCAGTTTTTTATGGCCGCCATATGAAGTATTTTATAAAAAGCTCTGAG GTATCACTTGGAAGAGCCACAGAAGATGTAAAAGTTGACATTGACTTGGGAAGAGAAGGACGTGCTAATAAAATATCTCGACGTCAG GCAATTATTAAGATGGATGATGATGGATCATTTCTCTTGAAGAACATTGGCAAGTGTTCAATTTTTGTCAACAGCAAGGAAGTAGCTGCTAAAAAGCGTATAAATCTAAGTTCAGGTTCTTTGATTCAG ATAAAGAACATGAGGTTCATTTTTGAGGTCAATCCGAAAGCAGTGAGACAGTACATTACTATGAGAGGGATCAGTCAAAAGAAGAATACAGGAACCGAATGA
- the LOC105054038 gene encoding uncharacterized protein isoform X1, with protein sequence MGAPTTLTKWIPEDDLLLKNAVEAGASLESLAKGAVRFSRRFTLQELKDRWYSLLYDSDISAEASARIIEFEMELSISNPPKANRTCISKGKDSLSGKRKEDSVRSHYYTKRKRVCHEPCSSANPGFLVPHRPPITTGTSYGYGDQLEPQSQHPVDNISLGAAFLNCYKHQGTGYCNGPHDLSDIMRVDSAAASGSIAHHAFHTEHVSSVEGELPNGIVDRNCLYGYTKNISSVSIDKAGENNGNQPLGHENIQKDHLQILREDLASLKACSDGQEIKPLQPLPTRNLYDNKVIEAKPLPNVDPSDGNENDFAGNNKANSQVSESEYPFRQVGCSSPAPGLPIWGTIQNISAPSLPLGVHFDEKESEILIVNESKNMDMPCGVTSEPKLNDGISDAGLGNAAMISESDFVDFSSINFADDEELLFVDMDEKDVDNNSCLDGLGSMLLNSPSDTHQDDLPNSSGPEATKLLDSCIMVPEGVCSGGTNDNCDQICSGHDNGHDFHISEVNQPSSSLKMSHIIDPLEGSVICTLNTEDPEIPCNDGAFLPTQALPQVPNSTREHNPKEQNDLISSSIKMLSNDGKHTVKDLTMAKEEQVAIVQPLLSSMKAKSSTLLKVGTIPTADGCKVEAESFKINSIAGVSRLAGIAVDDPNSCTSATVALPSAPFAAKEGKTQDPGKPGNSNTINLFIEKPVLGSDHFKLYTLRIADGCKEEIDIQATQWDFAPSHADSISAEFGLLDPMANMSTSDQEQQISDSENEVPSFSDIEAMLLDMDLGPYDQDSSLFTKEVSRYQSVCSKKAIMRLEQGVRSFMNRAISSHGAFAVFYGRHMKYFIKSSEVSLGRATEDVKVDIDLGREGRANKISRRQAIIKMDDDGSFLLKNIGKCSIFVNSKEVAAKKRINLSSGSLIQIKNMRFIFEVNPKAVRQYITMRGISQKKNTGTE encoded by the exons GCTGGTGCTTCCTTGGAGTCATTGGCTAAAGGTGCAGTGCGCTTTTCTCGTCGATTTACTCTTCAAGAACTTAAAGACCGTTGGTATTCGCTTCTTTATGATTCAGATATCTCAGCTGAGGCATCTGCTCGTATTATTGAATTCGAGATGGAACTTTCTATATCCAATCCTCCCAAAGCTAACAGAACTTGCATTTCCAAAGGAAAAGATTCTTTATCTGGGAAACGAAAAGAGGACAGTGTACGAAGCCATTACTATACCAAGCGAAAGAGAGTTTGCCATGAACCTTGTAGTTCTGCCAATCCGGGTTTTCTTGTGCCGCACCGTCCACCCATCACTACTGGCACTAGCTATGGTTATGGAGACCAGTTAGAACCTCAGAGTCAGCATCCTGTTGATAATATTTCCTTAGGGGCTGCTTTCTTAAATTGTTATAAGCATCAAGGAACTGGCTATTGTAATGGACCGCATGATCTCTCTGATATTATGAGGGTCGATTCTGCTGCTGCCTCTGGTAGTATTGCTCACCATGCATTTCATACAGAACACGTGAGCTCAGTTGAAGGTGAGCTTCCAAACGGAATAGTAGATAGGAACTGCTTATATGGGTACACAAAAAATATTTCTTCTGTGTCAATTGACAAAGCAGGAGAAAATAATGGAAATCAGCCCCTTGGACATGAAAACATACAAAAAGATCATCTGCAGATCCTTAGAGAGGATCTTGCTTCTTTAAAAGCCTGCTCAGATGGACAGGAAATTAAGCCATTGCAACCATTACCAACAAGAAACCTGTATGACAACAAAGTTATAGAAGCAAAACCTTTACCTAATGTTGACCCATCTGACGGTAATGAAAATGATTTTGCAGGAAACAATAAAGCAAATTCACAAGTTTCAGAATCTGAGTATCCATTCCGTCAAGTTGGATGTTCATCTCCAGCACCTGGTCTCCCTATTTGGGGAACGATTCAGAATATATCTGCACCGAGCTTGCCATTGGGTGTGCACTTTGATGAAAAAGAAAGTGAGATTCTCATTGTTAATGAAAGCAAGAACATGGATATGCCATGTGGTGTCACCTCGGAACCCAAGTTGAATGATGGGATATCTGATGCTGGCTTAGGTAATGCAGCCATGATCTCAGAAAGTGACTTTGTGGATTTTTCTAGCATTAATTTTGCTGATGATGAGGAGCTTCTTTTCGTTGACATGGATGAGAAAGATGTTGATAATAACTCTTGCCTAGATGGTCTAGGCTCCATGTTGTTGAATTCTCCAAGCGACACACATCAAGATGATCTCCCTAACTCAAGTGGTCCTGAAGCAACAAAGCTTTTGGACTCATGCATCATGGTTCCTGAAGGGGTTTGTTCTGGTGGGACCAATGATAATTGTGATCAGATATGTTCTGGCCATGATAATGGTCATGATTTTCATATATCAGAAGTTAATCAGCCATCTTCTTCTTTGAAAATGTCTCATATTATTGACCCTCTTGAAGGGTCTGTAATCTGTACGTTGAATACAGAGGATCCTGAAATCCCATGCAATGATGGTGCCTTTTTACCCACTCAAGCGCTTCCGCAAGTTCCCAACTCTACACGGGAGCACAATCCTAAGGAACAAAATGATCTAATTTCCTCCTCTATCAAGATGTTATCCAATGATGGGAAGCATACTGTAAAGGACTTAACCATGGCAAAAGAGGAACAGGTGGCAATCGTGCAACCTCTTTTATCCTCCATGAAGGCAAAATCATCCACATTGCTAAAAGTGGGTACGATACCCACAGCTGATGGTTGCAAGGTAGAAGCTGAgtcctttaaaattaattcaattGCTGGAGTCTCCAGACTTGCGGGTATTGCTGTTGATGACCCAAATTCATGCACATCAGCAACTGTTGCATTACCCTCTGCCCCATTTGCTGCCAAAGAAGGTAAAACTCAAGATCCAGGAAAACCTGGCAACTCCAATACTATCAATTTGTTCATAGAGAAACCAGTTCTAGGGTCTGATCATTTTAAACTCTATACCTTAAGAATAGCTGATGGTTGTAAAGAGGAAATTGATATACAAGCTACACAATGGGATTTTGCGCCATCGCATGCAGATTCGATTTCTGCAGAGTTTGGTCTTTTAGATCCCATGGCAAATATGTCTACTTCAGATCAAGAACAGCAAATTTCTGACAGCGAAAATGAAGTACCCAGCTTCTCTGACATCGAGGCTATG CTACTTGACATGGACTTAGGTCCTTATGATCAGGATTCCAGCCTCTTCACCAAGGAAG TGTCAAGATATCAGTCTGTGTGTAGCAAGAAGGCCATCATGAGGTTGGAGCAAGGTGTGCGCTCATTTATGAATAGAGCTATCTCATCTCATGGAGCTTTTGCAGTTTTTTATGGCCGCCATATGAAGTATTTTATAAAAAGCTCTGAG GTATCACTTGGAAGAGCCACAGAAGATGTAAAAGTTGACATTGACTTGGGAAGAGAAGGACGTGCTAATAAAATATCTCGACGTCAG GCAATTATTAAGATGGATGATGATGGATCATTTCTCTTGAAGAACATTGGCAAGTGTTCAATTTTTGTCAACAGCAAGGAAGTAGCTGCTAAAAAGCGTATAAATCTAAGTTCAGGTTCTTTGATTCAG ATAAAGAACATGAGGTTCATTTTTGAGGTCAATCCGAAAGCAGTGAGACAGTACATTACTATGAGAGGGATCAGTCAAAAGAAGAATACAGGAACCGAATGA